One window of the Cryptomeria japonica chromosome 7, Sugi_1.0, whole genome shotgun sequence genome contains the following:
- the LOC131032614 gene encoding L-type lectin-domain containing receptor kinase SIT2-like has protein sequence MPNGSLDKMIFGNLKKVFKWGQRYRVLRDVAAGLLYLHEEWEQCVVHRNIKSNNILLDLEFYKKLGYIALELIHTGKVNPTTDVFISGILMLEVACGRRPVDPSLQPAYVVLVDWVRELDDNGSLKDAVDPNLGGQYVEAEMERVLKLGLLCSNPQPDSRPGTRQVLQTFEEEAPIADFEASFHLEMSNTWRSPKCYSCSTDASISISLEGR, from the exons ATGCCAAATGGGAGCCTGGACAAAATGATATTTGGAAACCTAAAGAAGGTGTTTAAATGGGGTCAGAGGTATAGAGTCCTCAGGGATGTTGCTGCGGGGTTGCTATATCTTCACGAAGAATGGGAGCAATGCGTAGTGCACAGAAACATCAAGTCCAACAATATTTTGTTGGACTTGGAGTTTTACAAAAA GCTGGGATACATCGCACTAGAGCTCATACACACAGGAAAGGTGAACCCCACCACAGATGTGTTCATCTCTGGTATTTTGATGTTGGAGGTTGCTTGCGGAAGGAGACCTGTAGATCCCTCTCTCCAACCTGCTTATGTAGTTCTGGTAGACTGGGTGAGAGAACTTGATGACAATGGCAGTCTGAAGGATGCAGTAGACCCGAATCTTGGTGGGCAATACGTTGAAGCTGAGATGGAGAGAGTGCTCAAATTGGGGCTACTATGTTCTAATCCTCAGCCAGATAGTAGGCCTGGAACGAGACAAGTTCTGCAAACATTTGAAGAAGAAGCTCCAATAGCTGATTTTGAGGCTTCGTTTCATTTGGAGATGAGTAATACTTGGAGATCTCCTAAATGTTACAGTTGTAGCACAGACGCTTCTATTTCGATTTCTCTAGAGGGACGATAA
- the LOC131032613 gene encoding L-type lectin-domain containing receptor kinase S.4-like, whose amino-acid sequence MGKASNHLFDVEFSTLKNFEFYDINDNHVSVDLNDLRSVKSIPYGFWTGNNQFQAATGVNFEENYILYWSFNTNKTVTFLNTSDFASFIPRDIKNPNARLTTGNTTTCVVLLLVVVAASLVRLKRKQYRNLIEEWQMEYWPHKFQYKDLHIATKGFGETQLLGCGGFSQVYKEVLPSNGLQVAVKRILRETYDGVKDFIAEISSLGHL is encoded by the exons ATGGGAAAGGCCTCTAATCATCTATTTGACGTCGAGTTCTCAACTTTAAAGAACTTCGAATTTTACGACATCAACGACAATCACGTTAGTGTGGATCTCAACGATCTGAGGTCTGTAAAATCTATTCCTTACGGATTCTGGACCGGTAACAATCAGTTCCAAG CAGCTACGGGAGTCAATTTTGAAGAGAATTACATCCTCTACTGGAGCTTCAATACAAACAAAACTGTCACTTTTCTGAACACATCTGATTTTGCATCCTTCATACCTAGAGATATCAAGAACCCAAACGCCAGACTGACTACCGGTAATACGACAACTTGCGTTGTCCTCCTCCTTGTGGTGGTGGCAGCATCACTTGTTCGGTTGAAGAGAAAGCAATATAGAAATCTTATTGAAGAATGGCAGATGGAGTATTGGCCTCACAAGTTTCAATATAAGGACCTACATATTGCAACAAAGGGCTTCGGAGAGACGCAACTTTTGGGATGCGGAGGCTTTAGCCAGGTTTACAAAGAAGTCCTTCCCTCAAACGGCCTCCAGGTGGCAGTGAAACGTATTCTGAGAGAAACATATGATGGGGTTAAGGACTTCATAGCTGAGATCTCTAGTCTTGGTCACCTTTAA